GCATCACGGGTATAGGGCTGGGATGTGGGGGGCGGTGTGGGCTATGCGCGTGGGGTGGGGTagggctggggggtgtgtggggacgggctggccctggggctggggcacaCGCGCGGAGGAGCAGTGGCGGGGTAGAGCGTGTGCATTTGGCTGTAAGGGTGGCACAGCGTAGGGCAGGGGCGGTGCAGAAGCAGAGCGAGTGCAGAGGCTGCGTAGGGAGGGGTATAGCACGTACAGAGGGATACAAGGGAGCAGCGGGCAGAAGTTTGCTGCCTGCCCGGTTAATCCCACTGACCCAGGCGGCCTGAACTCCCTGTGCACGGAGTTATTCCCGTGTGTAAGGCTCTGCCCTGCTAATTCTGGTTTAAGACACTGACGCTAATCCCGCTTGTGCTCTCTGATCACCACCCCAGGCCTTCTGCATTGTTTCTTCATTAACTGCTTTCTCTAATTCCCCGTCCTTCCTGCACTGACTCTccattttctgaattttcctctcttttcttaatTCATTATTGTATTCGTAGAACTTTTTTTCTGCCCGTTTTCCTTGAGTAATGCTGGCTCTCCTTGATGATAAATGTCTTACAGACAGGGCAGGCTTTTCCTTAAAGCCCTGACTCTCAGACCTGCTTATATGACActgctttcattttaataatgTGGTTTTATTATTGTATGGGGAGAAGCTTGAAAGACTCAAAATATGTGGAGAAGTTAAAATTACGTATCCTTATTGTTTATTTGATGAACCTGCTAGTTAAATCTCCTCCATCACATCTTGTTCCGAGTATTACTGGCATTAAGCTTGCAAAGAAACTGCTGGTCACCATGTGTGCTTTTAATTTAGCATCGCCATTCCCAAATAATCCCTTCATCTGTTAATAGATCTGCttattccttttcctctccctcctccagctgcagcacagggctggggaggagaagCCGTCCCACCCCAGCTTTCCCCATCTGACTGTTGAGTTCCCAGGAATGACTAGATGCTCTGAGATGACTCTACTTTACTTCATCCCCATAGAGAGATGATACTAAATGagctttgttccttttttttagCTGATTTGGGCTGAAACCAATAAGCTGAACAAGGTGACAGATGCAGTGGAGAAAAGGGGACCGTACATCATGAGCAAGCCTCCCTCCATTCATGCCAGGCTCCGTAAGTGATGCTAGTGTTGTCCCAGGGACTCTGCTGGGATTTGGGGAAACATCTGCGCCTCTTGCCCAGGGTGGGAGTGAGCGAAAGCCTTTTTGTTCCTTGCTgggataaaataattttaaaaacacattaaaaaaaaacccataagaaCCTGTGGGCACTGCCTGTGGAAAGCACTGCAATGCCCCCAAGCTCTCCTTAGGACTGACCTGCAATGCTTCACCTCCCTCCTCCAACAAAAAAGACCCCTGTGGACTATTTGGGTATTTTAGCTCTGTCCCTGTGCTTGGCTTTCAGAGAGGCAGCGCGAGCTGGCAAAGGCAGCGCTGCGaaggcaggggctgctgggggcacCCACACTGCACCAGCCGAAGCCGGCGGCTAAAAGGTCtgatcttgtttttcttttcctctttttgcaTTCCTTAGGGATGCTGGGGAGCTTGGGGGATTAAAAAATGAGTTTGGGACCTTAGTCTGCTGGCTCTGTTGTGGCCAGCAAACATCCAATATAATAAAATATAGCACTTCTCCTGCAAAACTTAGGAGTTGCTCTGCGAAGGgccatgctgctgcttctctttggtTTAGGGATGGTTTGGTGTTAAGGATTTAATTGGGTAGCCTAGAGCTCAGATAGAGTTTATTCTTAGCTGGTGGTGGCTCTAGACCATTCCTGGGTGGGAGAGGACATTCAGGACAGGGATTCCTGCCCTGGTTCCTCAGTCCACCAGCTCTGTGGCTGCATTTTCATATCAAAATCTCTGTCACGGGGTCGCTCCTCTGCTTTCTGGCAGGTCGGTGAAGTTTAACAAGGGCTACACAGCGCTCAGCCAGATGGTGGATGAAAACCTGGTCTCCCTCGATTCGGACAGGTGGGGACTGAGCGAATATCCCAGGATTTTGGGTGGGGGGTGTTGCAGGCTCTGAGCTGCCTTTTTTGGGGGATTGATTTTCCTTGTCACTTGTAGAACATCCCCGATTGCACTGGACACCTCTTAGCAGCCAAACACTCCTGTTGTCCTAAATTTGACAAATCCCTTGGGGTTATGCTGCTGGCTCCCTTTCACCCCCGCGAGATTCCCTTGTCTGCACCCCAAGGAAGGACACTGCTTCCTGGCTGGCTGTGACTGTTTCCTTCTTCTCGTAGTGACGGGGAGCTGGGATCCAGATGTTCCTCAGGCTATTCCTCCGCCGAGGCAAGTCCTGGGGTTTGACCCCGGCGGCGCGGTCCCTGTGGGTTCCCTTGGCCCTGTTACACCTCGGGCCCTGTATAGGGGCTGGAATGAAGCATCACCCTacggggtgtgtatgtgtgtgttcatCCTGAAGAGCTCTGCTTTGCAAACTGGTGTCTGATACATTTAAGCCATGCATAAATCCCCCTTTTGCAGGCCCCAGCTGGCTGTCACTGCTTCACCCTTTGCACCTAAAGCGTCATCTACCCCCAGACCCGCAGCGGGGCAGCTGAAGAGCTCCATTATATACAAGAGTGTTGTAGCccatggggtgttttggggtgcatgGGGTCTGTGTCAGGGTGCTGCAGCCCAGGAAAAGCTCCTTGATCTTTTGCTTTCGTCTCCTCTGCTTTGCTTGTGCCGTTCCTCCCCATGCAAACGTACTGGAGGGAGGACATGATGCCCTTCTTGCTCACAGCCTTACCCTTTGCAAGCCCTGAGACCTAAATTTTAACTAAGGTGGGACTAGTTTTAACCAGCTCTGCCTCCTTTGCTCCCCCCAGCAGGTGAACCAGGACCTGAGCcggcagctgctgcaggatgggTACCACCTCGATGAGGTCCCCGATGACGAAGATCTGGATCTCATCCCCCCAAAACCCGTCGCCTCCTCTTCTTGCCCCTGTTGTTTTGGAGAAAATCTCTCCTGTGTGATCCAGTAGATGCTGCTCGTCTGGGGCTGTGCAAAAAAAGGTCAAAAGCCAGCACTTTCTTTGTCCTGTGGGATGGCTGTTGGTGTCCGTGTCCCACGCTGGGATGGTGACACAAGGACAGAAGGATGCTGCGATGCCGCTTGTGGTGAGCAGCagcaaccaaccaaccaaccccaaaGGACTTTTCCTTACATTCAGCAATATCAGGGAGAAGTGGCATGGTGACATTTAGGTGGCCTGGATGAGACCTGTCGCCTGgttgggatggggagggaggagaggcagagccTAGGCACCTCCATGAGAGTGTAGAGGGAAGGAATTGGGAGGTGCAGCAGCAAATGCACTTGGGTTTGCCTGACCTCCTCTTTTCCTCTAACGGGCCACACTGAGGATTAGGACCTGGCCCTGGACACAGGTTGCCTTTCCCAGCCCTCCCTAAGAGGTGAGGTCAAACTGTTGTGGTGTGGGAGTGGGCTGGGAAGCCCTGAGAcccttttttctatttattttctcttcagtcaGCCCTCCTCCCTGGCAGGCTGAGGCCAAGCCAGTGAGGCCGGGGTCAGCACAGGCTGGCAGAGAGCCGTCTCATTTACCTGTCTCATGCTGCTTGCAGTTAATTGCTGCTGGGTTTCCTTCTCCCAAAGCCTGGGCTGATCTCAACCAAAGATTGCAGCTCCGATGGAGAAGATGGGAAGAACCCAACAGACCAGCTTGGGGCAGGCTGCTGAGCTTTAAGTGTCTGCATTTGTTGTATCCACCAGCAGCTACTGCTTGGGCTGGGGGCTTCCTGCTTTCTGCCTCTCCAGGGACCAGATAAATTCTGGGTTTGGAGCTCATGGCTTGTTCCAGCTGATGCTGGCAAGGGGCAGCCCAGACCCCCCATGCCAGCTCTGCACAGTTCCTTTTGGGTGTGGATTTGGGGTGGCTGCGGAGTCTCCCTGCTGTGAACCTTAAAAGCTGCCTTAAATCATGGTCCTACTCTACTATATAGAGGACAATCAGCTTCTTATAAAGAAaccttatttaaatatttatgtctaGAGACCTGAACTATTGGGTTAtgggtttggaggggttttttttattttacttaaaggGAGCACTCAATAAACTGGATCTCGTTACTCAAGAGGGTGTGCTGGTGctaatggcagggggctgagccCTGCTACCCGCAGCAGCCCTGCTTGGGAGGGCTCCTTTCCCTGGCCCACTTTTGGAGCAATCTGGTTTTCCTTGTCACATATTACCCCTATGGCCTCCTTCCCTGTGGAGCTGCCATGTCGACCCAGGCTGATGCTGCTACAGGGTGAAGCAGGGAAGGTCACAGCCAGCACCGGGGGGATGCTGGAGCTGCCCCCAGCCTCCTCTGGTCACCGAGCCCTGCAGACACCAGTGCttctccccatcctcctcctgctccctaCACCACGCTGCCCTGCGCCGAGGACAAAGTCACCACTTTATTCACAGCACTGGAGGCCCTCCACCTCCGTCACCCACCGCAGGTAGCCCCCTTTTACAGCAGGGGAAGGGGTGACACGGCTCAGAGGACTGCCTGCCCTCGGCCAGGCTTGTTAAGAGCCCACTGGGCACCCAGGAGCAGCAGAAGGCCTCAGCATCACATttgcaggagggagcagcagctcctAGAAGCTGGGCAGAGATGCTTGAGACCCAGAGTGCAGACCTCAGGCCTCCCAGCTGCTTCTTGGCgagaaggaaagggggaaaataataaaaggagTTGCTGTGTGGTATTGGCAGCACCCAGAGGGTATGATGCTACAGGGACAGGGCTAACGAGCTGCAAGGGGAGATGGTCTTCCTCTTCCCACTCTGCTCCGTGCCATGTCCAAGGAGTTGATTCGTGGAATTGCTCTTTCTATACATCGGGTGTGGGCTGGTCTGGGGGTTTAATAGATGGAGGGGAAACTTCCAAGCGAGATGACTTTGCCCAGGCCAGTTTCTATCTACTCAAATGTGGAGTGATTGGGGGGAAGCATCCCGGATCCTCTTGCTCAGAGGAGGCAGCAGGCTCGGAAGAGCAGCATCCCATCTGGCGAGGAGAGGTGGAGGGAGATGCTCTCGTTAGCAGAGATGAAGAGCACAGAGCCACGACGCAGAGTCATTTCGGAGGCTGCGGCTGTGGAGGTGCCCACGGCTGTCCCTTGGATCACCAGTAAGATGCTGGCAGACTCCACAGCAGAGACGAGGTACAGCTTGATGGAGGAGGGGATCTGCAATGGAAAGGGTCACTGTGGCTTGAGTATCCCccagcttttcttctctctgggGAGGTGGAAGGAGGTCATCCCATTCCCAccctgctgcagcatctgctGTGCCCTGGCCACCCTGCACCTGCAGCAGACCAACCCCAGGGACCTTGGCTTAGCTGAAGACACCCAAGCTGCACCCCTGAGATCTCCTCGCCCACAACTGCTGGAGAAGATGAGCAAGCTCTGTGCAGGGGGAACAGGGGAGGGAGATGAGCCTGCAGCATGGCCTGGGGGTGACACAAGCATCCCCAAGCATCCCTCCATCCTCACTGGGGCACTAACTACAAGAGTGAACAAACCCGTGCTGAGAAAACCTCAGCCAACACCAGAATGTCCTACTAAGAGCACGGCCAGGACAGGACAAAGCTGGCATCCCCTCCCACATCCCCGGAGCAGACCCGTCGCTGCCCACCTCTATCCTCATGATGGTGAAGTCTGGCACAGGCGGGTCATAGAGGTAGACGCTGGGGTCGAGCTGGCTCTGCACAGCCGGGAAAATCttggagctgctgggtgctggcgTGTAGTTGAGCATCTCGCACAAGGTGAGGACGTCAATGAATTTGGGAGTGAGCCCAGCGCGCACCGTGTTATCCGAGCACGCCATGCACTCCACGCAGTCTGCAGGGATGAGGCAGCACTGtcagcccaccccagccctcctgcacgtcccggggtgggggggtccaaGCTTGTGCAGGAGACCATGGCCACCTTGGGGGAGAGTTCTTGCGGGGTTCTGGGCTAGGAAAGCCCACCGCGATGCTCACCTCCGTGCAGGTAGGCGTGGGGCTCGTTGGCTCCCAGGAACATGGCCTCCCCCGGCTCCAGCCTCACCAGGTTGAGGAAATAAATGGTGAAGCAGCCGATGTCCCCTGGGTACTGGGAGTGCAGCCGCAGCAGCAGGTCCCCGTTGCTCCCTGATGTGTCCTTCCCTTCCACCACTGCACAGAAACCAGGCGCAACACTGGGGAGGGAGCTGAGGGGGTGCCCCATCTCCTCCCCTAAACACAGCACCCCCTAAACTCTTCTGGGGGGCTGCAATGGGCAGACAGGACCCACCTTCCTGGGAGATCCTCTTCACCAGCATGTTCAGCTGGTCGACGAAGAATTTCTTCTCACTCTTCATCAGGCGGGTGAAGCAGACACGGAGGGCAGCCGAGACGCCACGGGGGTCGTCGCTCCCGCTGCGCTCCAGCTGTTCCACCGCCACCTCCCCGATCAGCGCCCGCAGCTCAGGGACGCCTGCCAGGGTGGCCGGCCCAAGTCACCCCTGGTGGCTGCCACCACGGGGGAGCCCAGCACCCCCATCCCCAGGTAACACAGCCACCGTCCCCACCCCGAGCCCACTGCAGGGAGGGAAGGTGGCACTGGGGTCTGACCTCGCGCCCGCCCTCCCTTGCCATCCTTACTCTGGAGGAAGGAGACGATCTCCTCCACTGGCCGAAAGCCGCACAAACCCTCGAAGGGGGTGAGAGCGATGGCCATTTCAGGCTTGTGGTTGGCATCAGGGTAGTGCTCAGGGAACTGGGCGTGCAGCTTTGCTGCCAGCTCCTGgagagggaggcagaggagctgggtgacctccccagggacacagggtccagctggggctgccccccccgggctcTCCCTACCTTGTTGGGGTGTGCCTGGATGGAGAGGGCAGTGTTGACCGACAGCACCTTGAAGAGGAAGGGCAGATGACCCTGGAAGGCATCCTTCACCTTCACCCCCAGGCAAGCAGGGTTCTCAGCGATCCATTGGCCCAGGGTCTTTTGGGGGATGCGGTTATCCTGGATGATGGCGTCACCTCGGGGGTGCGTGCCCATCCAGAGCTGTGGGAGACAGACAGATGGACCCCTGAGCTGGGCAGCCAACGGGGATGACTTGGGCTTTTCTCGAGGCTGCTTGGCCCCAGAGATGATCGATGAGGCCAAGGCAGCTCCCTCAGGGGCTGAGTCACACCGGGcctctcctgtcctcctccccTGGGGCAGCCTCGTAGCCCCCCAGGGCTACAGGGGACCGGGAGGGGTAGGGCATCCGCATCCCTCCCTGAGACGGCTGGACCCGGGATGGTGAGAGCTGCAGTTGGTtgggacagacacacagatggGACGGACATACGGACACGTGGCCAGGCACTCACCTCCGCGTAGGGCTGGTTGGGCTGGATCTGGACCAGTGGGTCACTGCTGGCCAGCAGCTTGGCCACCTCACTCtccagccccagcttcccccagGCGTAGCTCTGCACGGCGCAGGAGAGGGGGAACACTGCGGGAGGGAAGCCAGACGtgaccctctgccctccccaaacccctcccGGGGCACTCCGGTGGCGGGGCAGGCAGCTCCAAGCCCTTCGGGGCGGGGTGAGAGCGGGCCAGGGCAGGGTGGGGACGGAGAGCTTTGGCGGGGAGGGGGCATTTGGGGGAAGAAATTTTAAATCATCATACAGGGGGCCTGGGGGTCCCCGGGCTGCGGGCAGGAGTCGCAGTGCCTCTGCCCCACCGCCCTGGGAGTCTCcggggtggaggggggtgtgtgtgtgtctctatCCCCGTGGGCGTGACCTGCCCACCCAAGGGTCCCCATCCCCACGGGAGATCCCACTCAGCTGGGGACAGGCTGCGGGCCCGaggtcccccccgccccgctgcccgggCTGTCCCCACCGCCCCCCACTCACCGCGGATCTCCGCCATGGCTCGGCCGGCGCGGCAGGGCAGGCCGGGAGCCGTAGTCCCGCGGTGGCGGCACCGCctcccgcggcccggcggggcggggcggcgccctACGCGCACCCTATAGCGGCCATAgggccggcggcgccgcccggcactgcccgcccgcgggggcgcggcggggacACCCCCTGCAGAGcccgtccccccgcccgccccgaggcCCCCCTGTACGTGCCCCCGCCTACAGGGTTAACGGCCAGGGGTGGTGGCCGCCGCTGTGACGTCACGCAGTGCCGCCCCGCGggagccgcccgccgcggccgggTCACGGCGCCTGCGCGGTGGGCGGGGGCGCAGGTCACGTGGGTGGCGGCGCAGGCGCCCCGGCTGCCCCGGAAGTGCCTGGCGCGGCGGGAGCGCGGAGCGGAGCAGCGGGGACCGCGCTCATGTCGGGCTTCGACACCAACCCGTTCGCCGACCCGGTGGACATCAACCCCTTCCAGGTGGGCGCGGGGTCCGCGCCggccccttcctccccctgcccgggccctcccctgcccgccgccgggacGTGGCACTGACTGAAGCGTCGCTGGCCAATAGCGGCGCCGCTTCTCCCCGCCACGGCCAatgggggagagggggcgggATTAGGGGAGGGGTACTGGGGCCAGGACCCTcggctgcctccccccccccccggcctggggCCGTCCTGCCCCCGCCTCGCTTATCCCCCTCTGCCCGCGGCCGGGGGTCCCCGCCAcgctcccccttccccagccgccCGGGGGTCACCCGGGAGCGGTGTGACCCAGCCGGGGTCCGCCCCGGCTCTGCTCGCAGGCGCGGGGAGCCCGTCCTGCCGTCGCTTGCTCGAAGCCCCCGTTTCTCCCCGGAACGGACCGCGCCTCCCTTCGAGGAGGGGTCTCGCATCACCCTGGGCTTCGAGCCCcagtgccccccctcccctccccaggctttGGCGAGGCGGGTTCGATGCCAGCGGTCTGCCCCTGCCTTGGATGATGCTGAAATAGTTGTGGCTGCCTGAGTTGTAGAGGTATTAAAAACAATCCGGTGAGGGCCCTCTCTTAGCT
This sequence is a window from Athene noctua chromosome 13, bAthNoc1.hap1.1, whole genome shotgun sequence. Protein-coding genes within it:
- the FAM219B gene encoding protein FAM219B isoform X2, producing the protein MATGGGGGEAGAGPGPAASRPGGRRAPALIWAETNKLNKVTDAVEKRGPYIMSKPPSIHARLQRQRELAKAALRRQGLLGAPTLHQPKPAAKRSVKFNKGYTALSQMVDENLVSLDSDSDGELGSRCSSGYSSAEVNQDLSRQLLQDGYHLDEVPDDEDLDLIPPKPVASSSCPCCFGENLSCVIQ
- the FAM219B gene encoding protein FAM219B isoform X1 — translated: MATGGGGGEAGAGPGPAASRPGGRRAPALIWAETNKLNKVTDAVEKRGPYIMSKPPSIHARLQRQRELAKAALRRQGLLGAPTLHQPKPAAKRSVKFNKGYTALSQMVDENLVSLDSDSDGELGSRCSSGYSSAEQVNQDLSRQLLQDGYHLDEVPDDEDLDLIPPKPVASSSCPCCFGENLSCVIQ
- the MPI gene encoding mannose-6-phosphate isomerase, with protein sequence MAEIRVFPLSCAVQSYAWGKLGLESEVAKLLASSDPLVQIQPNQPYAELWMGTHPRGDAIIQDNRIPQKTLGQWIAENPACLGVKVKDAFQGHLPFLFKVLSVNTALSIQAHPNKELAAKLHAQFPEHYPDANHKPEMAIALTPFEGLCGFRPVEEIVSFLQSVPELRALIGEVAVEQLERSGSDDPRGVSAALRVCFTRLMKSEKKFFVDQLNMLVKRISQEVVEGKDTSGSNGDLLLRLHSQYPGDIGCFTIYFLNLVRLEPGEAMFLGANEPHAYLHGDCVECMACSDNTVRAGLTPKFIDVLTLCEMLNYTPAPSSSKIFPAVQSQLDPSVYLYDPPVPDFTIMRIEIPSSIKLYLVSAVESASILLVIQGTAVGTSTAAASEMTLRRGSVLFISANESISLHLSSPDGMLLFRACCLL